From one Gadus morhua chromosome 8, gadMor3.0, whole genome shotgun sequence genomic stretch:
- the LOC115548572 gene encoding uncharacterized protein LOC115548572, which yields MRMWGIPSKCPQCSSKMNSSGIYRKVREVIDVDSRYYLVGADYPRCCRCSQPVCPWSCDMLSQLDVAHRSLFPAVLTTQLALDRKVMTFLKPRTSGNSSSYLQSAIAEGHSEEWARQTIRYLADCELHKKMATFVLSAAIYPPPPPFRPLPLAQWFETVHSNDILSHVEEMKGVITSTYGRILKMDSTKKVTKKLAGEIGDSAAWMSNIGNEFGQVLNSVLTAGEGAGLEELCQGVVTRYRNAGQPEPEAIYVDRDCCSQSGVSAVAKLFRPWRSAVRLDSFHFMRRFNCGLTTEHHPLYGTFCAKLSACIFLWDQEDVQRLKEAKRAEWKSSHSGHTPTDDQLMATISSAEMKRHCRRRTRGVEEMRSSISGLLESVWELTDTTGLRLVSHDSMRHVWEVQQKHLECLQDPAGVALYTKVGTLQKGGKELDILRCGRGSSSLESFHRHQCAFIPGWRCNAVHMQMYMLEGISRWNMGRAKEAVDVEGASTLRSFDVRLMSHLNNLSQRVHGCALVPEFTLPGKPTANA from the exons ATGAGGATGTGGGGGATCCCCTCAAAGTGCCCCCAGTGTTCCTCAAAGATGAACAGCTCCGGGATTTACCGGAAGGTAAGGGAGGTGATCGACGTGGATAGCCGCTATTATCTTGTGGGAGCGGACTATCCACGTTGCTGCAGGTGCTCGCAGCCGGTCTGCCCATGGAGCTGCGACATGCTCTCGCAGCTGGATGTGGCACACAGGAGCCTGTTTCCCGCTGTCCTCACAACACAGCTGGCTCTGGATAGGAAAGTGATGACCTTCCTGAAGCCGAGGACCAGCGGGAACAGTTCCTCCTACCTCCAGTCTGCCATAGCGGAAGGTCACAGCGAGGAGTGGGCCCGGCAGACCATCCGCTACCTGGCTGACTGCGAGCTGCACAAAAAGATGGCTACATTTGTCCTCTCTGCAGCCATataccctcctccaccacccttcAGGCCCCTTCCACTCGCCCAGTGGTTTGAGACAGTCCACTCCAACGACATCCTCAGCCacgtggaggagatgaagggtgtGATCACTTCAACCTATGGGAGAATCCTGAAAATGGACTCCACAAAGAAG gtcacCAAGAAGCTGGCTGGTGAAATCGGGGACAGTGCCGCCTGGATGTCGAACATCGGCAACGAGTTTGGCCAGGTGTTGAACTCTGTGCTGACGGCGGGTGAAGGTGCAGGGTTAGAGGAGTTGTGCCAGGGCGTCGTCACCCGGTATAGGAATGCGGGCCAACCTGAACCTGAGGCCATCTATGTTGATCGGGACTGCTGCAGCCAGTCAG GTGTGTCTGCAGTGGCAAAACTCTTTCGCCCATGGAGGTCTGCAGTGCGCCTGGATAGCTTCCATTTTATGAGGCGCTTTAACTGCGGCCTCACAACCGAACACCACCCTCTCTATGGCACCTTTTGTGCCAAGCTTTCCGCCTGCATTTTTCTCTGGGACCAGGAGGATGTGCAACGCCTGAAGGAGGCCAAGAGAGCGGAGTGGAAGAGCAGCCACAGCGGACATACTCCCACTGACGACCAGCTCATGGCCACCATCAGCTCAGCTGAAATGAAGAGGcactgcaggaggaggacgcgTGGAGTGGAGGAGATGCGGAGCAGTATTTCAGGGCTCCTGGAATCTGTGTGGGAGCTCACAGACACCACAGGGCTGCGTCTGGTGAGCCATGACAGCATGCGCCACGTGTGGGAAGTTCAGCAGAAGCACCTGGAGTGCCTCCAAGACCCTGCAGGTGTTGCACTCTACACAAAGGTGGGGACACTCCAGAAGGGCGGCAAGGAGCTGGACATCCTTAGGTGTGGTAGGGGGTCCTCCTCCCTGGAGAGTTTCCACCGGCACCAGTGTGCTTTCATTCCAG GCTGGCGGTGCAATGCGGTGCACATGCAAATGTACATGCTGGAGGGTATATCAAGGTGGAACATGGGCCGGGCCAAGGAGGCAGTAGATGTGGAGGGGGCCTCCACCCTAAGAAGCTTCGATGTTCGGTTGATGTCCCACCTTAACAACCTAAGCCAGCGTGTGCATGGTTGTGCTCTGGTGCCAGAGTTCACCCTTCCTGGGAAACCTACTG CGAACGCATAG
- the LOC115549589 gene encoding E3 ubiquitin-protein ligase Hakai-like: MDRKPSRYTQKAKKKSHASGGPWRAPRKPSGSALGQQAAERLYMTHGQAAQDPEVHRVCECVCLRLLKEFEQSRNRPKDTKGKTMPIPQSIVSVYSHIKQLLEDSRVVCDDTDLVLVPVNNTTVSSWLLRRDKRKDRDMLLQGTVLPKQVHLAEEPLPALNTLPAAPVQHAHGAMTFEEPENHEGEAFPRQRTLTANKPPPSPPPQFPPQFGPLPPFPHLPPYPHFPFPYPHAPPLPHAPPFYISTPYPHAPPYAPPYPHAPPYAPPYPHAPPFHAPPLPQAPPFPNSLSPDAPPSQPRQRAWRLNKAAQEDEELTSRGDPARKRLRKENYHYTCKGCGQAKNKVTGHTQLKGRWYCPASGMTLEEWRNSV, from the exons ATGGATCGGAAACCTTCAAG GTACACCCAGAAGGCAAAGAAGAAATCGCATGCGTCAGGAGGACCATGGAGAGCGCCGAGGAAGCCGAGTGGCTCTGCTCTTGGACAGCAGGCGGCAGAGAG GCTGTACATGACTCATGGCCAAGCAGCCCAGGACCCCGAAGTTCACagggtctgtgagtgtgtctgcctcAGACTCTTAAAAGAGTTTGAGCAGTCACGCAACAGGCCAAAGGACACAAAGGGGAAAACAATGCCCATCCCTCAGTCCATTGTAAGCGTGTACAGCCACATCAaacagctgctggaggacagcaGGGTTGTCTGTGATGACACAGACCTGGTTCTGGTGCCAGTAAACAACACCACAGTCTCTTCATG GCTGCTTAGGAGGGATAAAAGGAAGGACAGGGACATGCTGCTGCAAGGCACTGTACTGCCCAAACAGGTGCACCTGGCAGAGGAGCCTCTCCCTGCTCTGAACACCCTTCCGGCTGCCCCTGTGCAACATGCacatggggcaatgacattTGAGGAGCCTGAAAATCATGAGGGGGAAGCTTTCCCCCGCCAGCGCACTCTAACGGCGAACAAGCCTCCGCCATCTCCACCTCCCCAGTTCCCTCCACAATTTGGGCCACTTCCTCCATTTCCTCATCTTCCCCCATATCCGCACTTTCCATTTCCATATCCTCAtgcacctccacttcctcatgctcctccattttacatttctactccatatcctcatgctcctccatatGCTCCTCCAtatcctcatgctcctccatatGCTCCTCCAtatcctcatgctcctccatttcatgctcctccacttcctcaagCTCCTCCATTTCCTAATTCCCTATCTCCTGATGCTCCTCCATCCCAGCCAAGGCAACGCGCCTGGAGGCTCAATAAAGCTgcccaggaggatgaggagcttACGTCAAGGGGGGATCCGGCACGGAAGAGGCTGAGAAAAGAAAACTACCACTATACCTGCAAGGGGTGCGGTCAGGCCAAAAATAAGGTCACTGGACACACCCAGCTGAAGGGGCGGTGGTATTGTCCTGCCTCAGGAATGACCCTGGAAGAGTGGAGGAATAGTGTGTAG